A stretch of Camelina sativa cultivar DH55 chromosome 18, Cs, whole genome shotgun sequence DNA encodes these proteins:
- the LOC104763432 gene encoding putative FBD-associated F-box protein At5g53635, which translates to MVEREKARQDCSKGLSQRLKEDIINQLPDPLICHILSHLPIKEAVKTSVLSTRWRSLWLYLPSLELTCWKFPNYNALMSFGDRFLDSNRVSCIDNFKVTMAKDASHLTSWIDAAVKRKVKHLDICCHRLNSRPELPTSTYTCETLVSLKLDRADLANAKFVFLPCLKTLHLEGISYPNEAIFERLVSPCPVLEELVMVTSVFDDNAIHFRVFSRSLKKLKIDIRKCRYSSCSGVLIDAPLLRFLSINDDLSKSLVVINKMHPDAKLDISTSFDFGLLFFGPCTKVDISTVFDISKRNSICGFLSQISKVKDMKICRDSVNSDIRDVVHFSINNYSFLVPAHLTILEIRVVASV; encoded by the coding sequence AtggttgagagagagaaagcaagaCAGGATTGCTCCAAAGGGTTAAGTCAGAGATTGAAGGAAGATATAATAAACCAGTTACCTGATCCTTTGATCTGTCACATACTTTCTCATCTTCCGATAAAAGAAGCTGTTAAAACAAGTGTTTTATCCACCAGATGGAGAAGTCTCTGGCTTTACCTTCCTAGTTTGGAATTGACATGTTGGAAATTCCCTAATTACAATGCCTTGATGAGTTTTGGTGACAGGTTTCTTGATTCCAACAGGGTTTCATGTATAGACAACTTCAAGGTAACTATGGCCAAAGATGCCTCACATCTCACGTCATGGATTGATGCTGCTGTTAAGCGTAAGGTCAAACATCTAGATATTTGTTGTCATCGTCTAAATAGCCGTCCTGAGTTGCCCACAAGCACTTATACATGTGAGACACTGGTATCTTTAAAACTTGATCGGGCGGACTTGGCTAATGCCAAATTTGTTTTCCTACCGTGTCTCAAGACTTTACACTTAGAAGGTATTTCGTATCCCAACGAAGCTATTTTTGAGAGACTTGTCTCACCCTGCCCTGTCTTGGAGGAGTTAGTGATGGTCACATCTGTGTTTGATGATAATGCAATACACTTTCGGGTGTTCTCTAGGTCATTGAAGAAGCTCAAAATAGATATTCGAAAATGTAGGTATTCTTCTTGTTCAGGAGTTTTGATTGATGCTCCTCTACTAAGATTTTTGAGCATCAATGATGACTTATCAAAAAGCTTGGTTGTAATAAACAAAATGCATCCCGACGCCAAGTTAGATATTTCTACTtcctttgattttggtttgcttttttttggaCCATGCACCAAGGTAGATATTTCTACTGTCTTTGATATTTCAAAGAGAAATAGCATATGCGGATTTCTTTCGCAGATTTCGAAGGTTAAAGATATGAAAATATGTAGAGACTCTGTCAATTCTGACATTAGAGATGTAGTACATTTTTCTATCAATAACTATTCTTTCTTGGTTCCAGCTCATCTAACAATACTCGAAATTAGAGTCGTTGCCTCAGTTTAG
- the LOC104763436 gene encoding putative FBD-associated F-box protein At5g53635 produces MHLKSIWYHHNEANFERLVSSCPVLEELEIKGRVRYDATVFRVLSRALKKISIESVFSLSDSGSGIVIDAPQLHFLNIDGNLPESFMITNTDSNVKLVLRIPSLCEASNLSSQKSRLHSFLPLISKVKDMSIHQETLQLICEYTKLEPLPQFGYMSCLHVILESSHLKWLPSFLESFPNLKSLTMVSYDDSEERIMNHFSFSHVPQCLLSSLEFVGLKVRIWGLAAEMELVRYFLENSALLKKLAPPLYYDAFQIQDDFVKKLLKIPRLSTKCEVVFL; encoded by the exons ATGCATTTGAAATCTATTTGGTACCACCACAACGAGGCCAATTTTGAGAGACTTGTCTCATCCTGCCCTGTTCTGGAGGAGCTAGAGATTAAGGGACGTGTTCGGTATGATGCAACAGTCTTTCGGGTGCTCTCTAGGGCATTGAAGAAAATCAGTATAGAATCAGTGTTTTCTCTGTCTGATTCTGGTTCAGGAATTGTGATTGATGCTCCTCAACTACACTTTTTGAACATTGATGGTAACTTGCCAGAAAGCTTTATGATAACCAATACGGATTCCAATGTCAAGTTAGTTCTCCGCATTCCTTCATTGTGTGAAGCAAGCAATCTTTCATCACAGAAAAGTAGATTGCATAGTTTTCTCCCCCTGATTTCAAAAGTCAAGGATATGAGCATACATCAAGAAACACTCCAG CTCATCTGCGAATACACGAAACTAGAACCGTTGCCTCAGTTTGGTTACATGTCCTGCCTGCACGTAATTCTTGAATCTTCACATTTGAAATGGTTACCAAGCTTTCTTGAGAGCTTCCCAAACTTGAAATCCCTCACCATG GTTTCCTATGATGATTCTGAGGAGCGGATCATGAATCATTTCAGTTTTTCACATGTGCCTCAGTGTTTGCTATCGTCTCTCGAGTTTGTTGGTTTAAAAGTGCGAATCTGGGGACTTGCTGCAGAAATGGAGCTAGTAAGGTACTTTCTAGAAAATTCGGCACTTCTCAAGAAACTCGCTCCACCTTTGTATTATGATGCGTTTCAGATTCAAGATGACTTCGTCAAGAAACTCCTCAAAATCCCAAGACTCTCTACCAAATGTGAAGTCGTCTTTCTTTGA
- the LOC104763431 gene encoding putative FBD-associated F-box protein At5g53635 — MVEREKEIQTTSEGLSQRLKEEDRISQLPDPLICHILSHLPLKEAVKTSVISTRWRSLWLWLPSLELAWSKFPNPNALMSFGDRFLDSNRVSRIDNLNVTIDNDASHLTSWIDAAVKRKVQHLDLCCRRLNRYPELPTSTYTCETLVSLKLDRADLANAKFVFLPCLKTLHLKDIFYPNEAIFERLVSSCPVLEELLMVTSVYDDNAIHFRVFSSSLKKFKITIQKFGVSSCTSGVVIDAPLLRFLSINDDLSESLVVINKMHPDAKLDISTSFDLTVFDEQTVSLKRNSIRGFLSQISMVKDMKISRDTVKVICQYSTLGSLPQFVYMSRLSAAIHYSDLKELLTFLTSCSTSKVPF; from the exons atggttgagagagagaaagagatacaGACTACTTCGGAAGGGTTAAGTCAGagattgaaggaagaagatcGTATAAGCCAATTACCTGATCCTTTGATATGTCACATTCTCTCTCATCTCCCCCTAAAGGAAGCTGTAAAGACAAGCGTTATATCCACCAGATGGAGAAGTCTTTGGCTTTGGCTTCCTAGTTTGGAATTGGCATGGTCGAAATTCCCTAATCCCAATGCCTTAATGAGTTTCGGTGACAGGTTTCTTGATTCCAATAGGGTTTCACGTATAGACAACCTCAATGTAACTATTGACAATGATGCCTCACATCTCACGTCATGGATAGATGCTGCGGTTAAGCGTAAGGTCCAACATCTAGACCTTTGTTGTCGTCGTCTAAATAGGTATCCTGAGTTACCCACAAGCACTTATACATGTGAGACACTGGTATCTTTAAAACTTGATCGGGCGGACTTGGCTAATGCCAAATTTGTTTTCCTACCTTGTCTGAAGACTTTACacttaaaagatattttttatcCAAATGAAGCTATTTTTGAGAGACTTGTCTCATCCTGCCCTGTCCTGGAGGAGTTATTAATGGTCACATCTGTGTATGATGATAATGCAATACACTTTCGGGTCTTCTCTAGTTCATTGAAGAAGTTCAAAATAACAATACAGAAATTTGGGGTTTCTTCTTGTACTTCAGGAGTTGTGATTGATGCTCCTCTACTAAGATTTTTGAGCATCAATGATGACTTATCAGAAAGCTTGGTTGTAATAAACAAAATGCATCCCGATGCCAAGTTAGATATTTCTACTTCCTTTGATTTGACAGTTTTTGATGAACAAACAGTTTCTTTGAAGAGAAATAGCATCCGCGGGTTTCTCTCGCAGATTTCGATGGTTAAAGATATGAAGATAAGTAGAGACACTGTCAAG GTCATATGTCAATACTCGACATTAGGGTCGTTGCCTCAGTTTGTTTATATGTCCCGTCTGAGTGCAGCTATCCATTACTCCGATTTGAAAGAGTTACTAACCTTTCTTACGAGCTGTTCAACTAGCAAGGTACCTTTTTAG